TTCCGCTGGAAAATGCCGCCGAGGCATCGCTGGTAGAAGGCGCAAATGTTTTCCCCGTCCGTTCTCTAACCGAACTGGCCGGCTTCCTGCGGGGGGAAAACGAAATCCGCCCGTTTAAGCCCGATCTGAAGGATTTGACGGCACCTGCCCCCGAAGACGAAGAGCTCGACTTCGCCGACGTAAAAGGCCAGCAGGCTGCCAAAAGGGCGCTGGAGGTGGCGGCAGCCGGGGGGCACAACATCATCATGATCGGAAGCCCCGGTTCTGGTAAAACCATGCTGGCCCGCCGCCTGCCCGGCATATTGCCCGACATGACTTTTCAAGAATCCCTTGAAGTGACAAAAATATACAGCCTGGCCGGCCTCTTGCCTTCCCGCAGGCCGCTGATAATCAAACGCCCTTTCCGCAATCCCCATCACACCGCTTCGACCGTCAGCATTATCGGCGGGGGCAGGGTGGTGAAACCAGGCGAGGTCAGCCTGGCCCATCACGGCATTCTGTTCCTTGACGAAATGCCCGAATTCCAGAGAGAGGCTTTGGAGGCACTGCGACAGCCCCTGGAGGACGGGGTGGTAACCGTATCCAGGGCCAATGCTTCCATCACCTACCCTGCCCGGCTGATGCTGGTCGGCGCCCTTAACCCCTGCCCGTGCGGTTTTCTGGGCGACCGGGAGCGGGAATGCTCCTGCACGCCCCATCAAATCCAGCGTTACGCCGCCCGCCTTTCAGGACCCTTGCTGGACCGCATCGATATTCACGTCGAGGTTCCCCGCCTCACCTACGAAGAGCTTTCCCGCCTGGATAAAGGCGAGAGCTCCGCGGAAATCAAAAAGCGCGTTGAAAGGGCACGGGAAATTCAGCGGCGCAGATTCGCTTCGCTTAAAAACAAAAACGGCTGCAACTCCCGCATGGGTTCCAGGGAAATTAAGCTGTTCTGCAGGCTTGCCGGCAGCGCCAGGGCGCTTATCAGGGAGGCATTCAGCAGGCTGTCCTTAAGCGCCCGCTCCCACGACAGGGTCCTGAAAGTCGCCCGGACCATAGCGGACCTGGAAGGCTCCGAAATCATCGAGGACATTCACATTGCCGAAGCTCTCCAGTACCGCTCAATGGATAAAAATCTCTTAAGTTAATAAAGGTGTAAAATAAAAATGAAACCAGGGCATCTAAGAGGAGGGAAAAGCACAGAAAGCCGGAGTTTAATATTATTTCTTTTCATTGTCGGCAGGCAATGTATCCGCCAAAAAAACAAGTGCGCTAAAATCAAGATCGTGCTCTGCGCAAAGCCTGTAAAGACCGGCAAACAGTTTGCTGCCGCCCTTTTTTTGGCCTTTAAGAACTCTAAAAAGGTAGGAATAGCTAATGCCGATATGCTTTGCAAGCTCCGGGACGGACCACCCGTTTTTAAAGGCCAGTTCCTTCAGCGCCTCAACATTAACCTTCAACAAGCCCACTCCCTTTTTATTTCTATAATAAAATATCATGTCTGCAGACAACAGTCAATCTTTTTTACTTAATTGCAACAAATTTTACAATTTATACATTGTCCTTGGGCAATCAATTGGTTAGAATTTGGTTAGAATTTGTTTAGAAAATCTATTTATTTATTAAAAACAATTCGGACGAAAAATACGGGGGCTCTCCCATGGCTTTTGATCAAGAAACTTTCTCCCAACTCCTTGCCAGAGCAAAAGGCGACAGGTCGATCAACAGTTACGGCCGTCAGGCTAAGGTTGACCCCG
The window above is part of the Pelotomaculum thermopropionicum SI genome. Proteins encoded here:
- a CDS encoding predicted ATPase (with chaperone activity) → MIAIVKSTALHGLEGQIVEVEVDVSNGLPCFDIVGLPDTSVREAKDRVRAAIKNSGLEFPVKRITVNLAPADLKKEGPIYDLPIAIGILAATEQLPPERCSLFVYLGELSLNGTLRGVAGALPNVLAAREASHKDVVVPLENAAEASLVEGANVFPVRSLTELAGFLRGENEIRPFKPDLKDLTAPAPEDEELDFADVKGQQAAKRALEVAAAGGHNIIMIGSPGSGKTMLARRLPGILPDMTFQESLEVTKIYSLAGLLPSRRPLIIKRPFRNPHHTASTVSIIGGGRVVKPGEVSLAHHGILFLDEMPEFQREALEALRQPLEDGVVTVSRANASITYPARLMLVGALNPCPCGFLGDRERECSCTPHQIQRYAARLSGPLLDRIDIHVEVPRLTYEELSRLDKGESSAEIKKRVERAREIQRRRFASLKNKNGCNSRMGSREIKLFCRLAGSARALIREAFSRLSLSARSHDRVLKVARTIADLEGSEIIEDIHIAEALQYRSMDKNLLS